The nucleotide sequence TTGGGAGCAGATGAAGGCAGAAGAGAAGAAGCGCAAAGGTGCAACTGAGCGAGGTTCGTTACTTGACGGCATCCCGAAGGATCTCCCGGCGCTTCCGCGTGCGTATAAACAACAGAAAAAAGCAGCCAGCGTTGGCTTCGATTGGCCGGATCTCGATGGCGTCTTCGACAAGATTGTCGAAGAACTCGCTGAGCTTCGCTATGCATCCGAACACGAAGATTCTGAACGTCAAAAAGAAGAACTCGGCGATTTGTTATTCGCTGTCGTTAACGCCTCACGGTTTATAAAGGCTGATCCAGAGGAAGCGCTCGCAGCTACAAATCGAAAGTTTATGAAGCGATTTAACTATATTGAAGAGCAACTGCGTATAAGTGGACGCAGCTTCGGGGATACTCATTTGTTAGAGATGGAGCAGTGGTGGCAGGAGGCAAAAAGTCCGAAATAACACCCAAATCACTTAAAATTCATCTAAAATCCCGTACTTTCTACCCATTTCGCGATTTTTTTTCAAAATTCAGCAGGATTTTTTTAGCAAGAGGCAGAATAGTATTCTTCGTATCATAATCCATAAACGTTCAGAAGCTATGGCACAAGCCTACGCGGAACGAAATAATGATCTTACTTAGGAGGAATTTTGTACCATGAACAAAACCGACCTGATCAACAACATCGCAGAGAAAAGCGGACTTACTAAGAAAGATGTAGAATCCGTATTGAATGGCTTCCTTGGTGAAGTTACTGACGCTCTTGCAAGTGGCGACAAAGTACAACTAATTGGCTTTGGTACGTTCGAAACTCGCAGCCGTTCAGGCCGCGTAGGTCGCAACCCGCAATCTGGCCAACCGATTGAAATTCCAGCATCCAAAGTTCCTGCATTCAAAGCAGGAAACAAATTGAAGGACGCAGTTAAGTAATACATGCGCCTCGATAAGTTTTTGAAGGTGTCGCGGCTCATTAAGCGCCGCACCGTCGCGAAGGACGTGTCCGATCAAGGGCGCGTCCTTCTCAATGGTAAAGAGGCTAAGCCGAGTACCGATGTCAAAGTTGGAGACACGCTGGAAATCCAATTTGGGCAACGTACGTTGACGGTTCAGATCGAACGATTGAGTGAATCTAACCGCAAGGAAGAAGTCGCGGGCATGTATACGGTGCTCAAGGAAGAAGCGAGAAAAAGAGACAATGAAGAGCCTTTTCTGTGAATCTTTCAGAGCAGGCTCAATTTTATATAGGAGCACCGCCCTCGGGCGGGCTTTTTTAACAAGACGCACCTAAACAAGCTATGCACAGAGGAGAAATCATACTTTCATGAGGATTAGCATTAAGTTTATTTTTGTTGCCATGATTTTGCTTTCTTTAAGTGCCTGTGGCGATAAGATCAAGCCCTTATCTCTATATGAGTATAAAATGAGTGCGGTAGCCCTCTCCGGCGACACAACTAAGCTTTCCTCTGACGAAGGCAGAGCATTCGCGTTCTTCGCAGGAGAGCGCCATTTGAAATATTATTTTAAGATACCGGG is from Candidatus Cohnella colombiensis and encodes:
- a CDS encoding RNA-binding S4 domain-containing protein, whose protein sequence is MRLDKFLKVSRLIKRRTVAKDVSDQGRVLLNGKEAKPSTDVKVGDTLEIQFGQRTLTVQIERLSESNRKEEVAGMYTVLKEEARKRDNEEPFL
- a CDS encoding HU family DNA-binding protein, whose translation is MNKTDLINNIAEKSGLTKKDVESVLNGFLGEVTDALASGDKVQLIGFGTFETRSRSGRVGRNPQSGQPIEIPASKVPAFKAGNKLKDAVK